Part of the Melitaea cinxia chromosome 6, ilMelCinx1.1, whole genome shotgun sequence genome is shown below.
GCAACGGACTTCGCTGAAAGAGGCGCTCGAGTCATCATCGCCTGTCCCTTTCAAAACGAAGGAGAGGATGCCCTAAAATTGATCACAGAAAAAACAGAAAACAAGGATGTAGTCTTCAAACTGCTTGATTTATCTTCATTAGCATCAATCAGAAAATTTGCAGCAGACATCCTTGATACGGAAAAAAGAttggatattttaataaacaacgcCGGTGTTGGAGTCGGCGGAGAAACTACAGATGATGGAATGAATTACATCATGCGAGTGAACTATTTTGGACCATtcttattaactttattattgtTACCGCTCTTGAACAAGACTGGAACGATATTTGAACCCGCTAGAATAGTCAATGTTTCATCTGTATTACATAATTTTGGTTCTATTAATTTCGACAAAGTTAATGTCGCCAATTATGGGTTAGGAATTCTATTATACTCGAATAGCAAGCTTGGTCTCATATTATTTGCTCATGAATTGAGTAAGAAACTGAAAGGAAATGTCGTTGTGAACTGTGTTGATCCTGGTTACGTTGGAACCAGGATATTCGTTAAGTCTGGAACAATTTCTGGAATAATTCTGTTAATTATCGCATTATTGTTTTTCAAAACGCCCTGGTATGGTGCTCAGACGACAATATTTGCGGCATTGGGCAAGGAGGCGGGGAAGGCGAGCGGACAAATTTTTAAGAATTGTCAGTTGTCCCGAGCGAAACAATCTGCCTACGATGACGAAACGGCTGCGAAGCTGTGGAACAAGTCTATCAGTTGCGTCAAGTTGAGCAGTGAAGAGCTCGCACAATGTTTTAGGTGAATGTTTACGTATTTGTGTATGTGAAAAATGTttcagtaatttaaattatatcagtGAATATCATTAACTTTTTGAATTTTGTTCcaatgtaaaattgaaaaatatctaTCGAAACtttggtatttattttattcaatttggatactttttatttgacATTAGAGATTTTCATTTTCCTGGAAATTATAAAAGTCTATTTAATAGTATTAACTTAGTGTAATTTTCGataatcgataatcgaattatCGCGATCGGAATTTCGCGAGTAAAATTTTGCGGAAAGATAGTTAAGACGATAGCATAGCGGCtttttctccatacaaacgtagtcgactatTTCCTCCCTAGGTAATGAcactagataaaatatttatataacataaaatctttaaataccATGAAAATATCTCTAtgtcttagtttttttttttcacattcttATTATCGCAGGGAGTAGGAGTCttcaaaactataaatattacttaattttttatacatttccagtcactcacacaaaaaaagaaaaaaaaaactacacctGGCAACGTACAATGGATGCACTCTACCAACGATCTACGTAGGATTGCCGGTTTAGGCTtgataaggattgcggaaaaccgagatgtctggcgcgaacttggggaggcctacgttcagcagtggactgcaataggctgaactgactgactgactgacaaaaaaaaaacaagaacatAGAGTCATAGAAACATCCTGTCATATCACAAGTAGAAATTTTAGaagcattaaattttatttttatggttttGATTTCAAATAACATAAGTAAGTATTCTAGCGTTTACGGAAAttctgtattttaaaataagatattattaCTGAAGTTACCTAAAAATGACCTGAGAAACCTAAGTGAAGACTTCATTGCACGGCTGTTCCATGAAGCCTGATCGAGTGCGAGGTTTGCGAGATGTCTGGTAGTTCTAACGCACGAAAGTTGAACCATAATTATGGTACAAAGAAGTCATGAATTGTtgtaatatcattattatacacTACTTTAGCACctctatgtaaatattatagttattataaacatttggGTGTTAAGTAAATTATGTTGGTTTTTTTACGTTTACAGCTTACACAATAGTCTATAAAAGATTATCTTGATTATCGtgatttaattattagaaagagattatattattaataattgtttttttactgATTCATGGTAAGAATAATTGTGCTTGCatgcaaacgaagaaaaaccgacttcaattatatcgacaagtaatacaacgtaggtagacaaaaaatagtcaagtaaatacgcattatcaaagattactccaaaagttgtaatcaggtctagatgaaatttaaatatgactacatgataaagatcggctttcgattaaattaaaaatcatcaaaatcggtacacccagtaaaaagttatgcagatttttgagagtttccttcgatttcactgggatcctatcatcggatcctggtttccttatcatagtactaaattagggatatcttctctccaacaaaaaaagaattatcaaaatcggttcataaaagacggagttatctccgaacatacataaatatatatatatatacggtcgaattgagtaacctcctccttttttgaagtcggttcgGTCGGTTCggaaaactaaaaacaaaagaaaatataacactaaaatctagtaattaatataatatttaagtataaatcGCACTAATATTtggaaaatttcagaaaaactaataataattcaaacatcACACGATTTACTTCGCAACATAGGACAACGATTGTAACAATAGAACTATTATTCCGCATTTCATcataaattagaatattttagtaGCAAATTTGGTATGCAAGATtaaccttttaaaaatatttttagttgttacgtttttggaattttaaattacttatattgATATGCAAAAATTAAATGCGGTTTCAATTAACATTTACATAAGTTAACTGTTTTACCTTCATAATATTTTCGCCATTACTATGTAATATAATTTCCACGTAATTACAAGGAAGCTTTTTTCCTTACACTAGGGACAacagttttatatatgtataactaacTGCGGCCGCGACTTtatccgcgtagaatttaaaaaaatgttcagttagaaaaaaatctaaaataaaagtagcccaagttactccttattacatcagctatctgtcagtgaaagtcccgtcaaaatcggcccagccgtttcagagattagtcagaacaaacagacagacagacaaaaattataaaaagtgttattttggtatatgtaccgtgaatacatccatatgcatttagtaagaagcggttattttaatattacaaacagacactccaattttatttatctccaTTTTTATAGTTAGGGCTGGTAACGCGCTTTTGGCGCTTTTGGTGTTGCTACGGTGGTAATCACTTACGCTTGATATTtgaactagttgtataaaaaaaaaaactataactcATCCACatgaacacttttttttatacaatgatagacttacgtttgaccactatttcacctgatgataagtgaaaatgcggtctaagatggagcacgcttacctagaagtaacctattcactcgcgacttaaagattataattatataatctttaagtcgcgatacaggttataattttctggaaacacagacgctggtagagagttccattctttgggcGAAAAGTAGTAAAGTTGGTGGTAACCTTAGTTAAGTAAACTTAGTAAAGTTGTGGATAATTAGTGACGAGTTAGGGCAATAACcataactttttcttttttgtaggAAATTTGAAACTATATGTAGATAAactatattagtattattaattttttttttatatcactagatcggcgaacaagcgtacggctcacctgatggtaagcgattaccgtagtttatagacgcccgcaacaccagaagcatggcaagtgctttgccaaccctacccctaattccctccaggagctctggtcaccttactcaccaacaggaatacaacactgcttgaaaaaagtattatttagctgtgatcttctgtaaagtcgaggtactaccccgatcggactgctccataattattttgagaaggtaatttcctgctgtgccctacctcagttaagtataatttatataattaaatgtttgcTTTTAATATTAGAGTAGGCGTCTATCACGTATTTACCGATGTTAGTAGAAACAACTACACTCATTCGGATTTAAGTAACAATGAATGGGTATGATACTATAAGAGTGACGAGTAAATTGCATTAGCTCAATGAAGTGCAAATTGAGggaaaatttaagtaaatagttGCTCATTTTTACCAGGAAACTAATT
Proteins encoded:
- the LOC123654693 gene encoding dehydrogenase/reductase SDR family member 13-like — protein: MSLIVYITITFVIVALIFSLYQKSTNAICTSKKRLDGKTVIVTGGTTGIGLETATDFAERGARVIIACPFQNEGEDALKLITEKTENKDVVFKLLDLSSLASIRKFAADILDTEKRLDILINNAGVGVGGETTDDGMNYIMRVNYFGPFLLTLLLLPLLNKTGTIFEPARIVNVSSVLHNFGSINFDKVNVANYGLGILLYSNSKLGLILFAHELSKKLKGNVVVNCVDPGYVGTRIFVKSGTISGIILLIIALLFFKTPWYGAQTTIFAALGKEAGKASGQIFKNCQLSRAKQSAYDDETAAKLWNKSISCVKLSSEELAQCFR